The Pleuronectes platessa chromosome 13, fPlePla1.1, whole genome shotgun sequence genome includes a window with the following:
- the myl12.2 gene encoding myosin, light chain 12, genome duplicate 2, producing the protein MSSKRAKGKNTKKRPQRATSNVFAMFDQSQIQEFKEAFNMIDQNRDGFIDKEDLHDMLASLGKNPTDEYLETMMIEAPGPINFTMFLTMFGEKLNGTDPEDVIRNAFACFDEEGTGVIQEEYLRDLLTTMGDRFTDEEVDELLREAPIDKKGNFNYVAFTRILKHGAKDKDD; encoded by the exons ATGTCAAGCAAAAGGGCCAAGGGGAAGAACACCAAGAAGCGTCCTCAGCGCGCCACCTCCAATGTGTTCGCCATGTTTGATCAGTCCCAGATACAGGAGTTCAAGGAGGCTTTCAACATGATCGACCAAAACAGGGACGGGTTTATTGACAAAGAAGACCTTCATGACATGCTGGCCTCATTAG GTAAGAACCCCACAGATGAATACCTGGAGACCATGATGATCGAGGCGCCAGGTCCAATCAACTTCACAATGTTTCTGACCATGTTCGGAGAGAAGCTGAACGGCACAGATCCTGAAGATGTGATCCGCAATGCTTTCGCCTGCTTCGATGAGGAAGGCACAG GTGTGATCCAGGAGGAGTATCTGCGTGACCTGCTGACTACAATGGGCGACAGGTTTACAGAtgaagaagtggacgagctctTACGTGAGGCCCCTATCGACAAGAAAGGCAACTTCAACTATGTTGCATTCACACGCATTTTAAAGCACGGTGCAAAGGACAAGGACGATTAG